The genomic region GCCACGATCCCAGCAGACCCCTGCTCTAGCCCTGGCATCACCCaccgctcccctccccaggccaaTCCAGACCCTTGCTCCCCGGGAGGGGGTGACAATGGGTGCCTCCGTGGCACAATGCCTTGGCGGCCGAAGGTGGCGTTGGAGCTGCCCCACGCCTGTCCCGGTGTGATCTTCTCACCCGAACAGGAAGGTGATGGGCGCTGGCAAGGGCGGGTCAGGGCGTGCTGGCCCCGGGGCTACCTGACAGCCCGGCTGGGAGCACCCCCGGGCCAGCGTGGGCAACACCAGGTGTTTTGCCTATCTCGCTTCCGGCATGACAAGTTGTGCCAGGGCGCAGCTGGTGCTCCACTGGCTTGGGAacatccttccctcctgcctcagGGTGCGTGGGGACGATGGGTGACGGCTGCTGGCTCTGGGTGTCTCATCTGGGTCAGGGGGCTTGAGGGCTCCCAGCTCCCCCATCCTTTCACTGGGAACAGGAATGGTGGAGAACGttcctgcagccctgtgctgctggtggctgggTGGAAATGTTAGCATGATGATCCATCAAGCGTCCCTGCCGGGATCCATGGGGccaccacttgtcactgctgTGGGTGGTCATGCACCCCATTTTGGGTGTCTCTTGTGGTCCCGGtcctgctggctggggagggtgcCTGGGATGGGTTCCCATCATCCTGGCCCCCTGACCTCCCAGGAGGCTGCTCTCCCTTTCACGGGGAGAGGGACTTTCTTTTTGGCCCAAAGGAGTTTTCATGGCCCAGGGGAGGCAAAGTCGCAGTGCTGGGTGTCCATCGGGATGCCAAGGGATGAaaggtgctggggaaggagtgGGGACGCAatgggggaggagaggctggagaaacCGAAACCGGGACTGGAGAAATGATGGTGAAACCTCCTGCAAGTGCCGCAGGGTGTGCCAGGCACAGCTGATACCCCGCTGCCGCTCGGGGCTCATAAAAACTCAGCTGGTCCCAGCCGCTAAGCACAAGTGCaagcacccatgggtgcacTCTGCCCCATGGCAGTACAGGGGCTCTGCTCCATGTGGGGCAGTGATTTGGGCTGAGCCAGGGGCCATGGTGGCCATGTGTGACTGTGGCGGAGCCATTGGCGTGTCTGGCGTGTCCCCCTGTACCAGCCACCCCTCTTCCAGGGGTGCATGACCCTGGGCTCTGTAACCCCTCGCTGGGGGGTTGCCCTCCCAGTGCTGCTCCCAGTGTGAAGGAAGAGCGGGTATTGCTGAAAGTGCTGAGCACCACAGCCAGGATCAGAGGCAAACCTGAGCTCTGACCCATTTCCAGCACCGCAGAGAGAAAATCCTGGGTCCAAAGGGTGCTGCAGGGCGGCTGCCAAGGGCAAAGCAAAACCTACCCTTGAACAGGGAGCAGACGGTGCCACGGTgagggcagggggctgcctCGCCTGCCCGTGCCCCCAAGTGCAATGCTTGTGGCCAAGGAGGCTGAAGCACCAGTAATGGAGCAGGGCATGGGGTGGGCGCTGTGGGGTGGCTACCACGGCAGGACGTGGGGTGGGTGGGGTCTGTGCTTTGGAGTGTGCTGGGATGGGCACAGTGAGCCCCTCATCCTGCTCCCCGAAAGCCATCCCCTCCCTAACGCTTGCCATGCACTCAGCCCAGCTGGGTTGGGGCGATGGCAGAGGACTGCCCTGTGCCGTGGGGACATTGTAGGGGGAAACATGACACACGGGCGCTCCTGCACCTCAGCCTCCTCGGGACCTGGGTGCTCAGTGCCACACGTGTCCCCATATTGACATGCAGCAATGCCCCATGCCACACATGTCCCCATGCCATCCTGCAGCAATGCCCCGTGACACACATGTCCCCATGCTGATCTGCAGCAATGCTCTGTGCCACATGTGTCCCCATGCCATCCTGCAGCCATTCCCACCCAGATGGGGAACAGGTTGCATCCAGCATAAAGGCCATGCTCTTCAGAAAGCCCACCTGGCTCCGGGGCTGTGTCTGTGATGGCTGTGCCCTGTCCCCGCAGGTGCTGTTGATGGCAACGATGACGATGCAGCTGGGTGGGCTGATGCTGGCCgtgctgggctggctgggctCCATCCTCACCTGCGCGCTGCCCATGTGGAAGGTGACAGCCTTCATTGGCTCCAACATTGTGGTGGCCCAGGTCTTCTGGGAAGGGCTGTGGATGAACTGTGTGTACGAGAGCACAGGGCAGATGCAGTGCAAGGTCTACGACTCCCTGCTGGAGCTCACCTCCGACCTGCAAGCAGCTCGTGCCTTGGTGGTCACCTCCATCTTCGTGGCCTTCTTCGCCTTCCTCACCGCCATCTCAGGTGCAGACTGCACCCGTTGCGTGGATGACAAAAGCACAAAGACCAGGATCTCCATAGTGGCAGGTGCCATTTTCGTCCTGGCCAGCATCATGCTGCTCATCCCCGTCTCCTGGTCTGCTAACAGCATTGTCAGCAACTTCTACAACCCCATGGTGCCCGAGGCCCTCAAGAGAGAGTTGGGGGCTGCCCTCTACATCGGCTGGGCCTCTAGTGCCCTCCAGCTCTTTGGCGGGGGCATCCTGTGCTGCTCCGGACCCCTGTCCCAGCAGGACCCCTACCCCAAGAAGTACAGAGCGGTGAAAACCTGCAGTCCGATGGGCTACCCCATGAAAGACTATGTGTGAGCCACTGCGCCCGGGTGCCAGCCCAACAGAGAGCACCACCGTCCCCATCCTGCCTCCATGTGCCAccacccccctccctgcccacatgctgcctcctcctgcccatcCCCATGCTGGCCGCACCGCCAGCACAGTCCTCCCACGTGTGCCCTTCCCCGGTGTGCAGGGGCTGTGCTCACGATGGACTATAAACATCTCAGTGCCACCAAGACTGCCTGGGCTCATTTTGAAGCGGTGTGGTGGGGAGAGGATGGTGACGTGTCCCATGGGTATCGTGCCCTGccagcctgc from Aquila chrysaetos chrysaetos chromosome 10, bAquChr1.4, whole genome shotgun sequence harbors:
- the LOC115347619 gene encoding claudin-4-like isoform X1; the protein is MLGKYFFWEHLVSGLPVNNPRPLEGRGCPAPCRLSRRAGAVPFSVDVKPEIPVDHRLPVLLMATMTMQLGGLMLAVLGWLGSILTCALPMWKVTAFIGSNIVVAQVFWEGLWMNCVYESTGQMQCKVYDSLLELTSDLQAARALVVTSIFVAFFAFLTAISGADCTRCVDDKSTKTRISIVAGAIFVLASIMLLIPVSWSANSIVSNFYNPMVPEALKRELGAALYIGWASSALQLFGGGILCCSGPLSQQDPYPKKYRAVKTCSPMGYPMKDYV
- the LOC115347619 gene encoding claudin-4-like isoform X2; amino-acid sequence: MATMTMQLGGLMLAVLGWLGSILTCALPMWKVTAFIGSNIVVAQVFWEGLWMNCVYESTGQMQCKVYDSLLELTSDLQAARALVVTSIFVAFFAFLTAISGADCTRCVDDKSTKTRISIVAGAIFVLASIMLLIPVSWSANSIVSNFYNPMVPEALKRELGAALYIGWASSALQLFGGGILCCSGPLSQQDPYPKKYRAVKTCSPMGYPMKDYV